In the genome of Deinococcus yavapaiensis KR-236, the window CAAGCCGATGACGGCCGGGGTGTTGCGCAAGAAGCGCTGCACGGGTTTCGGCCAAGAGCGCGGTGTTCGCGCGGGCTTGCCAGCTAACCTTTTGGCTCGAGTCATTGGTATCGAATCCTCGGGTCGATCGCGGCGTACGCGAGGTCGACGAGAAAACTAACGAGAAAGACGGCCAAGGCGATGACGAGCACCAATCCTTGAATGACGAGGAAGTCACGGTTGTACACGGAGTACACCAGCAAGTTCCCGAATCCCGGCACGCTGAAGATCTGTTCGGTGACGACGGCGCCGCCCAAGAGCGTGCCCAGTTGCAAGCCCAGCGCGGTCACGACCGGGACGAGGGCGTTGCGCAGACCGTGCTTGACGACGACCGTGAAGGTCCTCGCGCCTTTGGCGGCGGCCGTTCGAATGTAATCTTGCGACATGGCTTCGAGCATGCTCGAACGCATGTACCGACTCAGCACCGCCGCCGAGAAGGCCCCGAGGGTGACGCTCGGCAAGATCATGAGCGTCAAGTTCCTCGCGGGGTTTTCGAAGAAGCTGACGTACCCGCCCGCCGGAATCCAAGCGAGACGAACGCTGAAGATGTAGATCAGGATGATTCCGGCGAAGAAAGTCGGCAAGCTGATGCCGCACAACGCCAGCAACGTCAACGTCCGGTCGAGCAGTCCGCCGGGTTTGAGGGCGCTGAACAACCCGACGGGCACGGCGATCACCATCGACAGCAAGGTGGACAGGACGGCGAGCTCGAGGGTGATCGGAAGCTTCTCGGCGATCAAGGTCGTGACGGGCAAGTTGCGCAGGCTGTTTCCGAAGTCGAGTCGAGCGATGTCGGCGAGCCACCGAAGGTACTGCTCGGGCAAGGAGCGGTCGAAGCCGAGTTTCTCGCGCAGGGCGATGACCGATTCCGGCGTGGCGCCTTCCCCGAGCATGATGCGTGCCGGGTCGCCGGGCAGCAGGTGCACGAGTGCGAAGACCAGTACTGTCACGATGAACAGGGTGGGCAGCGTCGTGAACAGGCGGCGAACGGCGAACTGGATCATTTCACGGTCACGTCTTTCAAGCGCAAGATGCCGTCCGGGAAGACCTTGACGCCGTCGACGTTGCTGGCCATGCCGACGCGCGCGGATTGTTGCAGCAGCCACTCGGTGGGTTTGTCCGCCGTGATTTTCTTCAAGGCTTCCGTGTACGCTTTGCGGCGATCGGCCATGCTGGTCGCGTTGCGCGCTTGATTGAGAAGCGCGTCGACGCTCTTGTCGCTGTATCCGGACCAGTTCCAGTAGGCGTTCGTGAGGAAGAACTCGTAGATGTTGCCGTCAGGATCGGCTTTGCCGCTCCACTGCATCGTGACGGCGTCGAAATCGTGCTTTTCGACGCGTTGCAGGTACTGACCGACCTCCACCTGCTCGATTTTCATGTTGATGCCCGCCTGCGCGGCCATCGCTTGCAGCACTTGCGTCATCTTGTCTTCGGGGGCGCGCGCGATGGTCAGCAAGGTGAACGTCAAGTTCGGTTGCTGCGCCGAGCTCAACTTCTGCTTGGCCGTGGCGAGGTTGGCTTTGGGAACTTTGATGGTCGTGCTGTACGCGGCCGTGCCCGGCGCGAAGGGGCCGCCGGTGGGTTGCTCGGTGTTGAAGAACACGACCTTGCTGAGCGCGGCGCGGTCGAACGTGGCGGAGACCGCTTCACGCAGGGCTTTGTTGTTGAACGGCGCCCGCGTGGTGTTGAAGACGATGGTGCGGAACCCCAGGGTCGGCAGTTGCATGTACTTGAACTTCGCGTTGGTCTTCAGCGCTTCGACGTCTTTGGGTTCGACGGGCAAGATGACTTGCACGGCGTTGGACAACAAGTTTGCCATTCGGACCGTCCCGTCCGGGAACGGCTTGAATTGCAGCTTGTCGATTTTCGGCGCGCCATTCCAGTAGGTTTTGTTGGCTTCCAAGGTGATGTTGTCTTGGGTGACGCGGCTGACGAACGAGAAGGGGCCGCTTCCGACGGGCTGGTTGGTGAACTTGTCCCCGGCTTTCTTCGCGGCGGTCGGCGAGACGATCATGCCGGCGACGTCTCCGAGAGCGGCGAGCAGCGGGCTGTAGGTGTTCTTGAGAGTGATCTGGACGGTGGTGGGATTGACGACCTTCACGTCCTTGACGGTGCTCAGCACGCCTTTTTGCGCGCTGGTGTCCATGGTCATGTTGCGGTCGAGGCTGAACTTCACGGCGGTCGCGTCCAGATTCGTTCCGTCGTGGAACTTCACGCCGGTGCGCAAGTTGAAGGTGTACGTCAAGCCGTCCGGGCTGATCTTCCAGGACTTGGCGATGGCGGGGATGGGCCGCATTTTCTGGTCGTAGCCGACGAGGGTGTCGAACATCTGCCGCAGCACGTGGTACTCGGACGTGGCGGTCGCCAAGGCGGGATCGAGCTGCGGAGGGTCTTGATTGAGGCCGATGACGAGGGTCTCGGCGGCGGCCAAGCTGAGCAAGGCGCAAATGGCAGTGGCGGCAAGGTGCTTTTTCATGACAGTTCCTTTTGAAGCGCGAAGGTCACCACGTGAGCTGAGCTGAAGCGCTCAATCGGCGGCGACTACGGAGTGCGGTACGGCCGTGCGGCGGTCCGCGACGATCTCGCCGCCTTTGATGACGAGCGGAACGCGTTGCAGGTCTTGCAAGACGGTGATGTCAAGCGACGGATCGCCGTCGACCACGACGAGGTCGGCGTAGTGTCCGGGCGCGATGACGCCGACGTCGGGAATGTCGAGCGCTTTCGCGGCGCCGCTCGTGGCGCTCACCAAGGCGTCCATGGCGCTGAGGCCCGCTTCGACGAGCATCTGGAGTTCGTAGCCGTTACCGCCGTGGCGCACGCCGGGCATGGACGCGTCCGAGCCGCAGATGATTTGCACGCCGTGCGCGCGGGCGCGCGCCGTGGTGTCCCAGGCGGCGTCGATCGCTTTGTCGCGCCACGCGGCGAAGTGCGGTTTGTCCATCGCTTCGGGACCGAGTTCGCGGAATCGGCCGGTGACGCTGAGGGTCGGGCACAAGACGGTGCCTCGCTCGGCCATCATGTCGAGCTGCTCGTCGGTGAGGAAGAATCCGTGCTCGATGCCGTCGACGCCCGCCTCGATCGCCCACGTCGCGCCTTCGCCCCCGTAACAGTGGGCCGTGACTTTACGGTGGTGCATGTGCGCTTCGTCGATGATGGCCTGCATGGTTTCCCGCGTCATCTCGGGCGAGCAACGCATGCCGTAACGCCGCACGTGCTCGGTCAAGGTCGCGTTGATCTTGATGAAGTCGACGTCGTAGCGCAGGTTTTGACGAACGGCTTTGCGACCCTCGGTGGGATCGTCGGCGAGCGCCGTGGGACTGCCCGACGTCACGTGAGGCGCGAGGAATTTCTCGAAGTCCATGTGTCCGGCGGTGCTGGTGATGCCTAGCCCGCACGTCCACAAGCGCGGTCCGACGAGCTTCCCGGCGTTGATGGCGTTGCGAACGGCGATGTCGGCGTAGTCGCGGCAGGCGCAGTCGCGCAGAGTCGTCCAGCCGGCGTGCAAGGAGCTCAAGGCGTTTTTGTAGCACTCCAGCGTGAAGTCGGGCAGGGTCGTGGACGCTCCGGCGGTGAAGAAGGCGTCCTCGTGCGGGTCGCCGCTGCCGAGGATGTGGACGTGCACGTCGATGAGGCCCGGCGTGACCGTGAAGCGGGACGCGTCGATCAGCGTGTAGTTCGGTGGAGGCGTCTCGTGCTGGCGTAGAACGCCCGTGATGCGTTCACCGTCGATGAGGACGACCGCGTTTTGGATGGGGGCGTTGCCACTTCCGTCGAGCAGGGTTCCCGTGCGCAGGGCGACTGGCATGTCTGACCTCGTTGTCTGAGGCTGCCGAGGTGAAGGGTAGGGCAGCCCGTTGAAGAGGGAGCGAGCGCGGACGTCGAACCGTCAATAGGACAGGTATCTCCCTTCTGGACATCAAGCAGGAAGCGCAACGTCAACGAAGTGTTGTTATGACGCGAGTGTAACAATACACTGCGGGGGTGTCAAGGCCAACGTGAACCCGTGAAGATAACGGGCACCTCTAACAGCTCCAGAAAGGAAAAAACTGTGCCTGTGGCGCGTCTCGACGAGGCGTCTTGGGCGAGCATTTCCCTAACAGTGCCAAAAGCGTTATGATGCCGCTATAACAAGAACACGAATCCTTCGCCACCTTGGAGACTTATGTACATGACCTCCATCGCCACGGACATCACCATCGACCGTTCCCTCGCGGTGCCCTTGGCGGCCCAACTGCGAGCGCAAATCGAATACGGCATCGTCTACGGCAAGATTCCGCGCGGCGGGCGCCTGCCGCCCGTACGTGAACTCGCCGCCCAACTCGACATCTCGCTGGTCACCGTGGCGCAGGTGTACAAAGAACTCCAGCAAAAAGGCTTGATCGTCTCGACGCCCGGCCGAGGCACCTACGTCGCCGATCACGCCGACATCGACAAGTTGCTCACCCTTCACCAACTCGTCGAACGCAGCTTGCGCGACTTGAAACGCCAAGCGCACGAACTCGGATTGAGTACGCCCGACGTGCGACACGCCATCGAACACAAACTGCACGTCCTGAGCGACGCGCATCAACTTCGCGTGTCCTTCGTCGGCATCTTCCGCGGCGTCTCCCAATCGTACGTCCAAGACCTGCGGCGCCAATTGAACACCGATCTCCACATCGACGTCGTCACGCTTCAGGAACTGCACGACAACGCCGCCCTCCTCGACGACCTCGCGAACGCCGACTTGATCATCACGTTTCGCCACCGGGAAACGGAGGTGCGGCAACTGCTCTCCGCGCCCGTTCCCGTCGTATCGATCCAGTTCATACCTTCCAAGGCGACGCGGATGGCCCTGGCGGCCCTTGAACCCGACACCCGGCTCGCGCTCGTGACCATCCTCCCGGAGTTTCTTCCCGTGCTCAAAGCGGGCGTCGGAACGTTCGCGTCCCACATCTTCGACGTTCGCGCCTCGGCCCGCGGACTCGACGACCTCGACGACGTGCTTCGCTGGGCGGACGTCGTCGTCTACGCTTCGGGCTCGGAAGCCTTGATCGCCGCGCTGCCCGAGCAAACGCGCCGCTTCGAATACCTGCACAGCCCCGACCCGGCCTCCGTTCAAGGCACGCTCGCGCCGATCCTGCAACAACTGGCTCCCGACTTCGCTTCGACGTCCAAGTCCTGAGCTTCCTTTGAACCCACGGAACGGCCGCCAGGAACCGTTCGAGCGACGAAAACGAAGGCCGCCGAGCGCTGCACCGCGTTTCGGCGAGTCCGGCATCGGCCGTGTGGAACAAGTCCTTCCTCGCGGGCCGACGCCTTCCGCTTCGTGGCGCGCGACGAGGCTTCCTGCTTCTCCCCGCACGACCGTCCATGTCCCGCGCGAGGCCGCGTCGAGCGCTACCACATGGAGATCCGCATCAAGTCTCTGCCCACGGTGATCCGTCCCGCATATCGATCCCGCATGCCCGCCGTGTAGGCGGCTTCCGCTTCCTGCGTCGTCAGGGGCACGGGAATGTGGTGCGTCAGCACGAGATGCGCGACGTCCGCCTCGCGCGCGAGGTCGGCGGCTTGCAAGGTGGTGGTGTGGTACTTGGCGGGGTTCATGACCTGCACCGCCAAGTCGGGATTGTCGTCCCGCACTTCGAGCAGCCAGGCTTCGTTGTACGCGTCTTGCACCAGCACGTCTGCGTGCCGAGCGTGCCGCGTGAGGTTGGGCGTGGGCCGCGTGTCACCCGAAATCACGACTTTACGCCCGGCGAATTCGATCGCGTATCCGACAGCGGGATGTGCCGGACGGTGATCGACTTCGAACGACGTGACGCGCACGCCGTCCTCGTCGAGCAAAACGGCGTTGTTGCCTTCGACGTACTCGACGTGCGCGCCCGCCTCGTCCGAACGGTTGTACGAGACGCGAAGGGCGATGTCGTACTCGAGCGCGTCGTGAAAGCGGCCGATGACGGCGCGGGTGTTGTCCGGGCCGTACACGCGCATCGGCACGGCACGCCCCGCGATGACGCCGACGTGAGTGCGCCAACTGCTGATGAACAAGTCCGGAAAACCCGCGTTGTGATCGTAATGGTGGTGGGTGAAGAACACGTCGTGCACGCGCTGAGGCATCAGGCCGCTGTCGATGAGCTGCCGCGTGGTGTCGGCGCCGCAGTCGAACAGTAGCACCCGGCCCGCCACGACGACGGCGACAGCGGGTTTGGCCGCGCCTGGGTAGGCGCGCGGCGTGCCGGTTCCGAGCAGCACGACCGTGAACTCGTCCAGCGAGATGGAAGCGACGGTGTTTTGATGGGTGAAGCGGCGAAACGTCATGTCGTGCTCCTCGAAGCGGCGGGACCGCGGGGCGTTGAGCCCATCATCTCCTTTGCTCCCGGCCGCGCTCGCCCTCCGTTTGGACAAGCTCGAAGCCACGGTCATGGCGCCGGGATCGAGAAGCGGTTCGAGTCCGGAGTGCAAAGAGACGTCCGCCGCGTTTTCACGCGTGGCATGAACGGGCCGAAGAGGTGCGATCCGCCGAAGCCGACCATAGAACACGGGGTCCGCACGCACCTGCTTTCATGCGAGCCCTCATGCTTCATTCGATCTGGCTCACGTTCGACCCGACGACCCGCTCGCAGGAATCCAAATGTGCCGTGCTCGACGAGATCGGTGCGGTGTCAATGCTGTGCTGGCGCGGGCCCCGCTTCACTTTCAAGGCGAGCCGTGATCGCTTGACGCGGCACTTGTCGCGTGCGGATGCCGATCAAGCCGGACCAATGACTTCTTGCGATCAAGGTGGCGAGCATGGTGGAAGCCGCGTACGTGGTTCCCGAAAAGACTCCCCACGTCAGAAGATGCGCCACGACACCGGGCATCCAGTGCGATGCGAACGTGTAGACGAGCGTGTAATTGGCGAAGTAGTAAGAGAACGGCAAGATCGCGACGGCCTCGAGAATCGGTTGGTGCACCAAGTGCACGCCGTACGTCAGCTGCCGCCCGTCCAGCTTCCACCGGGGACGCGTCAAGAACAACTTGTACAGCCCGAAGAGTACGGCCAGCGAGTACAACTGGTTGCTGAGCCGTAGGGTGTTCATGCTCGCGCCAAGATCGAGCCCTTCATGCACGTGGAGGAACCAACCTTCTAAGACGCCCGCCAGAAAGGGGCCGGCACACAGAACGCCGACGATCCACCATGACGTTTTCCTGGCGACCTCTTCGACCTTCTGCGCGTTCTTCGCCGCCAAGACGCCCAGGAGCATGAACGGCAGGAAGCCGAGCAGGGCTTCGGAGTGATTCGGAAGCGAAGTCCAATTCGTGTAGATGTTCAAGGCGTAGATCGTCGAGAAAAGGAAGGCGGCGGCGAGCAACCACAACGGCTGCTTCTTGCGCCAAAGAATGGTGACGAGGCATTGGGTGACGAAGAAGTTCGGGACGAACCAGTAGCCCGTCTCGAAAAGGAGCCATCGGGCTTTGGCAAGCAGATACGCGGGGGCCGGGGGATGAACGACCGGGACGCCTTCAAAACTCGCGTCACGCATGAGGCTGAAGAGGAGATAAACCACCGCCCAAAACGCCCATGGAGACAAGAGGGTCGTCAAGCGCCGCCGAAGGTACGTTTCACTGTCGTGAGGGTTCTGTCGGCCGAAAAGGTAGCCGCCGATGACGAAGAAGCTGATGGTGCCGAATTTGAGGGCTTGGACGAGGGCGATGTTGATCAAGGCGTTCGGGCCGGGCACGGCGAGGAGGCAATGCAAGACGACGACCGAAATGATTGCCACGTGCCGAATGTTGGCGACATAGTTGAGGCGACCGGGGGACGCGACAATCGACTTCACCGTTTCATCATAGTTCTTAAGATAGGTTTTGTGTTCTCGAAGTCGCGCTCCCTCGAAGTTCCGACCTTCTGTGGGCGTAACCTGTTTTCGATGCACAATCCATGGCGGCTCTTGGCGCTCACCTCTCTCCTCACGACAACTTGCGACGCCTTACCGGTGACGACGCCAATTCCGTCCACCTGCCGTATCTCCTCGACGGCCATCGACTTTCCCAAGGTCAGGACCACTCGAGCCTCGAAACGACCTGTTCGCATCGTGGCGTTCGGAAGTTCGTCCACGGCCGGCACCGGTGCTTCCAAGCCAAGCCTTGCCTACCCCGCCCGACTTCAAACGATGCTGCAAAAGGCGTGGGGGACGAACAGCGTCTTGGTTTTGAACAAAGGCGTTGGTGGAAACACGCTTTTCGACCTGATGGCTCGACGTCAACGAGACGTGTACGCCTTGAAGCCCGACCTTGTCATCGTGCAAACCAGCCTCAACGACGCGAGGGCGAACGTCGACGTCGAGAAATTCCACGCGCAGTTCAGTCTGCTCGTACGAGAGCTTCGCGCACGTAAAATCGACGTCCTGATCATGGATGGTCAGTACGTACCGGAAGCGACCCGTCCACAGCGCTATGGTCTGTACCTGCAAGCCACGTGGGAAGTCGTGGTGAATCAACACGTGCCGATCTACCCTCGTTACACCAAAATGATTCAATTGATGAGCTTGGACGGCTTCAAGCAAACGGATTTGCTCGCATCGGACGAGTTGCATCCAAATGACTTCATGTACGACTGTACGGCCACCGGCCTCGCCGACATGATCCGGAAAGGCGCGAAGTAACGAACGCGCTCAGCAGAAGGTGAAACAAAAAACGACCCACCTGCACAGGGCCTGACACGTCACGACCCTGCGCGGGTGGGTCGCTCAACGACCGTCGAGCTTGGAGCGCGGCAAGGTGAACGTGAACGTCGCCCCTTCGTTGAGTTGACCGCTGCCCTCGAGGGTGCCGCCGAGGCGTTCGGTGGCGCGGCGCGCGATGGTCAAGCCGACCCCGGTGCCTTCGAAGTCCTCGGCGCGGTGCAGCCGCTGGAAGACTCCGAAGAGTTTGTGCGCGTAACGCGGATCGAAGCCGACGCCGTTGTCCCGCACCGTGAACGACGCCTTGTTCGACGTGTCCGTGCGCGTGACGTGAATTTCGGCGAGGTCACGGGGACGTGTGTACTTCAAGGCGTTCGCGAGCAGCACGGTGAGCACGAGCCGCACGAAGGCCGCGTCGCTGTGCACATGTCCGAGGTCGTGCACGTGCCAGGCCACGGAACGCGACTCGTCGTCGAGCGTGCCGATGACCTCGCGTGTGATGGCGGTGACGTCGACGTCTTGTAGATTCAAGGGCGCAAAGTCGAGCTTCGACAAGCGCAGCAAGTCGTCGATGAGGGTGTTCGCGTGCTCTGCCGCTTCGACGGTGGTTCTCAACAGCGTGTCGACCTTCCCGGAGTCACCTTTCGTGAGGGCGCGTCGCGCGAGCGTCGCGAAGCTGAGGACTTGCCGGACGGGCGCGCGAAGGTCGTGCGAAACGCTGTACGTGAACGCGTCGAGGGCGTCGTTGCGCGCGGCGAGCTCCACGGCGAGCGCCTGCGCTTTGCGGGTGGTTTCGCGCAGGGTGAGTTCGGAGTCGAGCATCGCCCCGAGAGCTTGCAAGGTGGCGACTTCACGGTCGGCGAAAACGCGCGGCGTGTCGTGAATGACGCACAGCGACCCGACGCGCGCGCCGTCTTCCGCGTGGAGCGGCACGCCGAGGTAAGCGCGAATATGCGGCGCGCCCATGACCATGGGGTTGTCGCGAAAGCGGTCGTCGTCGAGGGTGTCGGGTACCACGTGCGGTTCGTCGTCGAGAATCGTCCACGCGCAAAACGAGTGCGCGCGCGCCGCCTCGCTGTCGTTCGTGCGAATGCAGGCTTTGCCCCACTGGCGGTCTCGCGCGACGAAGTTGACGAGACCGGCGGAAACGCCGAGCAGATCGCATGCCAAGGTCGCGACGCGATCGAACGCGGCTTCGGGAGGAGTGTCGAGGATGGCAAGGCGTTCGAGGGCCGCCAAGCGGCGTTCCTCGTCGAGCGGCAAGGGAGCGGTGGTGTTCATGGACATGCAAAGCCTCGTGAAGCGAGTGTAGCGGTCGAGGCTCCTCGCGTGAAGTCCGGGGTTCGATGGCGCGTGCCAAGCGCGAAGGGCAGGGTGAAGGCGCCGAACTCGCCGTCATCGACGTCGCCTCGGGAGTCGCCTCGGGATCGGCGGCATAAACCGAGGAGGCTTCGCGAAGCAAGGGCAACGTCACACGAAAAAGAAGCGTCCTGGATCGTCACGTCAGACAACCCCGCGTTCGCTCCGCGCGAGATGACATCATCAACCGAGCCTTTTCGTCTTGCCCTTCCACCCTCCCATCTTCTGGAGCCTCTTACGTTGAGACCTTTGCCCCTCTCGGCCGTCATGGCCGGACTGATCGCAGTGCTCGTCAGCGCCGCAAGCAACCTTCCGCTGTTCGTGCAGATGTTCGGGGCCGTGCACTTCACGCCCGAGCAGTCCGTCAGCAGTCTCGCCAGCATGTACGTCGCCCTGGCCGTGACCGGGGCGGGCTTGTGCCTGGTGTTCCGCGCGCCCATCATCCTCGGCTGGAACACCGCCGGGCTCGCCGTCCTCATCGCCGAGGGCGCCCGCCTGACGCCCGGGGAGGTCGTAGGGGCGTTGCTGCTCGCGGCCGCCTTGCTCGCCCTGTTCGGCCTCACGGGCCTCTTCGACTGGATCGCCCGCCACCTGCCGCCTCCGCTGGCGGCCGCCCTGCTCGCCGGTGTCCTGCTGCCGTTCGTCCTGCGCGGCCTCACGGCCATTCCCACGTCTCCCGCGCTCCTGATGCCCATGCTGGGCGCGTACCTGATCGGCCGGGCGTTCGCACCCCGCTGGGCCGTACCGCTGGCGCTCCTCGCCGGTCTGAGCGCCGCGGTCCTCACGGGCGACGTGCATCTCGGCGGCGCCCACCTTCCGATGCACTTCACCTTCATCGAGCCCGGCTTCAGCGTCCGGGCGTTCGCGGCCGTCACGGTGCCGAGCGTGCTGTTGGCGGTCGCCTCGCAACATCTGCCGGGCCTCGCCATCCTGAGCGCCAGCGGCTACCGCGACGTTCCGCCGCGGCCGCTGGTGGGGCTGACGGGATTGGCAGGGTTGTTGGCCGCGCCGTTCGGAAGCATCACCTTGAATCTGGGCGCCATCACCGCCGCCATCTGCACCGGCCCCGACGCGCACCCGAATCCCGCCAAACGCTATATCGCCGGGTTGACGTGCGCCGCCGGGTACCTCGCGCTGGGATTGAACGCCGGGGTCGTGCTGGGATTGGTCGGCGTTCTTCCAGGGCCGTTGCTTCAGGGCTTGGCGGGTTTGGCTCTGCTGGGGCCGCTGTTGATGGGCCGTGAAGGCACCATGGTCGCCGAGCCGCGCTGGCGCGAGGCGGCGCTTTTGACGCTGGTCGTGACGGCGTCCGGATTTGCCTGGCTGGGCCTGAGCGCTCCCGTGTG includes:
- a CDS encoding GntR family transcriptional regulator, with product MTSIATDITIDRSLAVPLAAQLRAQIEYGIVYGKIPRGGRLPPVRELAAQLDISLVTVAQVYKELQQKGLIVSTPGRGTYVADHADIDKLLTLHQLVERSLRDLKRQAHELGLSTPDVRHAIEHKLHVLSDAHQLRVSFVGIFRGVSQSYVQDLRRQLNTDLHIDVVTLQELHDNAALLDDLANADLIITFRHRETEVRQLLSAPVPVVSIQFIPSKATRMALAALEPDTRLALVTILPEFLPVLKAGVGTFASHIFDVRASARGLDDLDDVLRWADVVVYASGSEALIAALPEQTRRFEYLHSPDPASVQGTLAPILQQLAPDFASTSKS
- a CDS encoding benzoate/H(+) symporter BenE family transporter produces the protein MRPLPLSAVMAGLIAVLVSAASNLPLFVQMFGAVHFTPEQSVSSLASMYVALAVTGAGLCLVFRAPIILGWNTAGLAVLIAEGARLTPGEVVGALLLAAALLALFGLTGLFDWIARHLPPPLAAALLAGVLLPFVLRGLTAIPTSPALLMPMLGAYLIGRAFAPRWAVPLALLAGLSAAVLTGDVHLGGAHLPMHFTFIEPGFSVRAFAAVTVPSVLLAVASQHLPGLAILSASGYRDVPPRPLVGLTGLAGLLAAPFGSITLNLGAITAAICTGPDAHPNPAKRYIAGLTCAAGYLALGLNAGVVLGLVGVLPGPLLQGLAGLALLGPLLMGREGTMVAEPRWREAALLTLVVTASGFAWLGLSAPVWGLGLGWSLAAARSWRERRAVLEEPR
- a CDS encoding ABC transporter substrate-binding protein, whose translation is MKKHLAATAICALLSLAAAETLVIGLNQDPPQLDPALATATSEYHVLRQMFDTLVGYDQKMRPIPAIAKSWKISPDGLTYTFNLRTGVKFHDGTNLDATAVKFSLDRNMTMDTSAQKGVLSTVKDVKVVNPTTVQITLKNTYSPLLAALGDVAGMIVSPTAAKKAGDKFTNQPVGSGPFSFVSRVTQDNITLEANKTYWNGAPKIDKLQFKPFPDGTVRMANLLSNAVQVILPVEPKDVEALKTNAKFKYMQLPTLGFRTIVFNTTRAPFNNKALREAVSATFDRAALSKVVFFNTEQPTGGPFAPGTAAYSTTIKVPKANLATAKQKLSSAQQPNLTFTLLTIARAPEDKMTQVLQAMAAQAGINMKIEQVEVGQYLQRVEKHDFDAVTMQWSGKADPDGNIYEFFLTNAYWNWSGYSDKSVDALLNQARNATSMADRRKAYTEALKKITADKPTEWLLQQSARVGMASNVDGVKVFPDGILRLKDVTVK
- a CDS encoding sensor histidine kinase codes for the protein MSMNTTAPLPLDEERRLAALERLAILDTPPEAAFDRVATLACDLLGVSAGLVNFVARDRQWGKACIRTNDSEAARAHSFCAWTILDDEPHVVPDTLDDDRFRDNPMVMGAPHIRAYLGVPLHAEDGARVGSLCVIHDTPRVFADREVATLQALGAMLDSELTLRETTRKAQALAVELAARNDALDAFTYSVSHDLRAPVRQVLSFATLARRALTKGDSGKVDTLLRTTVEAAEHANTLIDDLLRLSKLDFAPLNLQDVDVTAITREVIGTLDDESRSVAWHVHDLGHVHSDAAFVRLVLTVLLANALKYTRPRDLAEIHVTRTDTSNKASFTVRDNGVGFDPRYAHKLFGVFQRLHRAEDFEGTGVGLTIARRATERLGGTLEGSGQLNEGATFTFTLPRSKLDGR
- a CDS encoding SGNH/GDSL hydrolase family protein gives rise to the protein MQDDDRNDCHVPNVGDIVEATGGRDNRLHRFIIVLKIGFVFSKSRSLEVPTFCGRNLFSMHNPWRLLALTSLLTTTCDALPVTTPIPSTCRISSTAIDFPKVRTTRASKRPVRIVAFGSSSTAGTGASKPSLAYPARLQTMLQKAWGTNSVLVLNKGVGGNTLFDLMARRQRDVYALKPDLVIVQTSLNDARANVDVEKFHAQFSLLVRELRARKIDVLIMDGQYVPEATRPQRYGLYLQATWEVVVNQHVPIYPRYTKMIQLMSLDGFKQTDLLASDELHPNDFMYDCTATGLADMIRKGAK
- a CDS encoding amidohydrolase family protein: MPVALRTGTLLDGSGNAPIQNAVVLIDGERITGVLRQHETPPPNYTLIDASRFTVTPGLIDVHVHILGSGDPHEDAFFTAGASTTLPDFTLECYKNALSSLHAGWTTLRDCACRDYADIAVRNAINAGKLVGPRLWTCGLGITSTAGHMDFEKFLAPHVTSGSPTALADDPTEGRKAVRQNLRYDVDFIKINATLTEHVRRYGMRCSPEMTRETMQAIIDEAHMHHRKVTAHCYGGEGATWAIEAGVDGIEHGFFLTDEQLDMMAERGTVLCPTLSVTGRFRELGPEAMDKPHFAAWRDKAIDAAWDTTARARAHGVQIICGSDASMPGVRHGGNGYELQMLVEAGLSAMDALVSATSGAAKALDIPDVGVIAPGHYADLVVVDGDPSLDITVLQDLQRVPLVIKGGEIVADRRTAVPHSVVAAD
- a CDS encoding MBL fold metallo-hydrolase, with product MTFRRFTHQNTVASISLDEFTVVLLGTGTPRAYPGAAKPAVAVVVAGRVLLFDCGADTTRQLIDSGLMPQRVHDVFFTHHHYDHNAGFPDLFISSWRTHVGVIAGRAVPMRVYGPDNTRAVIGRFHDALEYDIALRVSYNRSDEAGAHVEYVEGNNAVLLDEDGVRVTSFEVDHRPAHPAVGYAIEFAGRKVVISGDTRPTPNLTRHARHADVLVQDAYNEAWLLEVRDDNPDLAVQVMNPAKYHTTTLQAADLAREADVAHLVLTHHIPVPLTTQEAEAAYTAGMRDRYAGRITVGRDLMRISMW
- a CDS encoding acyltransferase family protein → MAIISVVVLHCLLAVPGPNALINIALVQALKFGTISFFVIGGYLFGRQNPHDSETYLRRRLTTLLSPWAFWAVVYLLFSLMRDASFEGVPVVHPPAPAYLLAKARWLLFETGYWFVPNFFVTQCLVTILWRKKQPLWLLAAAFLFSTIYALNIYTNWTSLPNHSEALLGFLPFMLLGVLAAKNAQKVEEVARKTSWWIVGVLCAGPFLAGVLEGWFLHVHEGLDLGASMNTLRLSNQLYSLAVLFGLYKLFLTRPRWKLDGRQLTYGVHLVHQPILEAVAILPFSYYFANYTLVYTFASHWMPGVVAHLLTWGVFSGTTYAASTMLATLIARSHWSGLIGIRTRQVPRQAITARLESEAGPAPAQH
- a CDS encoding ABC transporter permease: MIQFAVRRLFTTLPTLFIVTVLVFALVHLLPGDPARIMLGEGATPESVIALREKLGFDRSLPEQYLRWLADIARLDFGNSLRNLPVTTLIAEKLPITLELAVLSTLLSMVIAVPVGLFSALKPGGLLDRTLTLLALCGISLPTFFAGIILIYIFSVRLAWIPAGGYVSFFENPARNLTLMILPSVTLGAFSAAVLSRYMRSSMLEAMSQDYIRTAAAKGARTFTVVVKHGLRNALVPVVTALGLQLGTLLGGAVVTEQIFSVPGFGNLLVYSVYNRDFLVIQGLVLVIALAVFLVSFLVDLAYAAIDPRIRYQ